A part of Carettochelys insculpta isolate YL-2023 chromosome 1, ASM3395843v1, whole genome shotgun sequence genomic DNA contains:
- the LOC142010392 gene encoding trefoil factor 3-like codes for MELKRFWLLATVLILGLSSLANGYIQLAPEQCALQPAARLNCGYPYISAEECYNRGCCFENSIPDVVWCFYPRALDECVF; via the exons ATGGAACTCAAGAGGTTCTGGTTACTGGCAACAGTCCTTATTTTAGGGCTCAGCAGCTTGGCTAATGGATACATACAATTAG CCCCGGAGCAGTGTGCGCTACAGCCAGCTGCCAGACTGAACTGCGGATATCCATACATCAGTGCGGAGGAATGCTACAACAGAGGGTGCTGTTTCGAAAACAGTATCCCTGACGTCGTCTGGTGCTTCTATCCTAGGGCATTGGATG AGTGCGTCTTCTGA